DNA from Canis lupus dingo isolate Sandy chromosome 27, ASM325472v2, whole genome shotgun sequence:
GgtaaggaggaagaggaagctcTGGATGAATGGATCAATGTGATGGAAAAGGTGTTACCTCTCTCCCTCATTGCCACCAAAGGAGGCATCGAGTCTCTCATTTCCCTTTGCTCTACTCTCATTgaaggacaaaagaaaaggaCACAAAGTAGGTTCCAAGAGCACCTGGGAGGAGGGCTGGGTGGGTGGATGCCATCTCAGAGGAAGAAGTCACAATCACATACTGGGGTCTATGGGGGTCTTTCTGACTCTCCTCCATACCAAAGCCTTATATGAGATGGAGAGGCAGTAGTGAGAGGCTGGGATGTTGAACCCGGGCCTGAGCACTGAGTAGTTCTATGCTGTCCCTCTGGGCTGGAGGAAGGAATAATGTGGAGACAGATCCTTGCTGGTGCTTCCTGGAGCTGTAGCCTCATGGAAGTCCTGGGAATCAAGGGTAGAAGGCCAGGAAGGCTGGATGGAGTTTGTAGCTAGAACCCAAAGACTTTCCTTTCCAAGACTCAGCCAGAGGCCCTTCCAGAACCTTCTCAATTGTGGCTGCTCCAGAAATGGTCAGTCAACAGTATGTCTCAACCTTGAAATTTTACTCCTATCAGCACTGGTAGGGACCTGAGATTATGAACTCCtacattttgtagatgagaacacgaaagctcagagaagagaaaggaccacaaaaaaataagaagctATGGCAAAACCAGACCCCACACTTAGAGGTTGTCTGGCTTTTAATCTTACGCCAGAGCATAAGCTTCACCGTCTGACAGATTTGATTTTGAATCCTGTGTGCCAATTTCTGGCTtagtgactttgagcaagttatttcATCTTTCTGAACCTCACTCTCTTCATATACAAAACGAGGAGCCCACTGCCCATTTGCAGGGTTCCACTGGGTATGAGGCATCTGGCACCAAGCTTAAAACGTGCTCAGGACTTAATAAACAGTAGGTCACATTAGTATTTTGCCATTGATTCTCATGGCCAGGTTCCTTATCAAGCAAGATGGatagttgggggagggaggagacagtCTCTCCTACAATCCTTACCACATTATGTCTTGAAATATAGTTATTTGTATACTCATTTCCCTACTAGATTGTAAACTCCTGACAGGCAAAGGCTGTGTCTTATTCGTTCCTTCCTAGGGATcagttattgagcacttactgggTACCTGGTACTGTGCTTGCCACTAGACATGCATGATCTAGTGAAGTCCTCTGAGTAGATGCTGTggttatccccatttttcagaaaCAGAGGCACCAAGATGGAAACTTGCCTAAAGCAAGTTGTAAGgatgggattcaaacccaagttATCTGATTCCAGAATTCAAGCTCTGAACCGCTAGGCCATATGGTCTGACAACATGAGCTAAATCCTAGCTTGACTTCAATGCCATTTAATTTCCATATACCCTTTAGCCTCTCATCCAAAGTTAGCCAGTGGTTTTTTTCTGTCAGTGATGTTTGTTGAATGGGCAAATGAATGGATGCTCCAAAATAATCACACTAGCAGCCCTACATATGGTAGATCGAGGGGGTACCCCTATGATCATGACCCAGCCCTGAATAGCTGAGGTTTATAAAAGGTTTGAACAGAGTACACAGTCTGTGTTTATGTGCATTTTCCTGGGGAGAAGGTCCCCTGCTTTCATTAAAGTAtcaaaggagggatccctgggtggcacagcggtttggcgcctgcctttggcccagggcacgatcctggagacccgggatcgaatcccacgtcgggctcccggtgcatggagcctgcttctccttctgcctctgtctctgcctctctctctctctctctctgtatgactatcataaataaattaaaaaaaaaaataaagtatcaaaggagttcatgaccccccatttggaaaaaaaaaatagtcattaaaaaaaaaccaacacaggAACAGTTGCAGAACCCTGTGATAAACTCTCTGGTAacaggcaagggaaacagctTCTCAGGTGGTCTGGAATCTAAGTGCCAGATAGGCTTCCAGAGTTTGAGTAGTTGGCCAAAAAGAGCCAAACATGGATACTGAGGCTGGGAAGTAGCATGATTTAGAAAAGTTACTTTACTTTAGGGAAATATATAGGATCAGAAGTCCATTGAGTTGAATTGAACTGACTTGAATGGTTTCAGGCCCGATGGGCCCTGTGGGTGCTTCGGAGCTGAAGACCCTGGCAGGTAAGCTCTGGGCAAGCTCTGAGCCTGGCAGAGACCTCTCCTGACAGCATCTCCCCCAGCCTCACGTATTGCCTCAGCTCCTTATTCTTGCCAAAGGCCTAAGAGGGTTGAATGGGGAATTTGGCCACGCAGGGTGTGAAGTATCAGTATAATCCTTGGCACCCATGGGAGTttgctgcctctgttctctcCTAGTATCCAAACACACCTTCTGGCAGAACTGGTGGGAACAAAGCCCCCCCAAATCTACATCCtaccctcagccactgagcccagagcagaTGCTCCAGGACAAGCACACTACCTGCATGAAGGTCTCTGAGGTGAAGTCCATGCTGCAGGAGCTCCTGGACTCCACCATGTTCAACCAGGGGGAGGTCAGAGCCATCAGGTACATGTCTGCCGTGGTGGAGAACCTCAACAAGGCCTTGACCCTCCAGCACAAGGAACACAGTAACCTAGAGACCAAATATAGGAACCTGAAAATAGAGATGACCCAGGAACTGAGCAGCCAGCGGCTCTATTTCCAGAATTCCCTCCAAGTTCTCCAGACCAAGAGGGATGCCCTACTAAAGCAGGTAGAGATTCTAGGGGGGAAATACCATGACCTTCTCCTGATCAAGCACTCCTTAGAGTTCCAGCTGAAGAAGGCACAGTCTGCTAGAAACCAGGCAGAAGAAGTGGCTGCAATCTTGGTTGACTCCCGGGGGCCCCCTGAGAAAGAGACCCtcccaaagaaagaaagcatcacGGAGGAGACCCAACAGGAATCCAAGAAGGAGGAGTTGTTTTTGTCCCTGCCCCCAGGTTCCATGGCCACAGCCTGGGACAGTGATCCTAGGCCTTCAGCGTCTCAGCTACTTTCCATCATGACCATGCAGTCTAGGATTGCAGATGTGTACAGCAGCAAGGACACTGAGCATCTCCAGTCCATGTTGCCATCCTCCGTGGATCACAGGTTTCCTAAGAAATGGGAAAGACCCGTGGCAGAGAGCCCAGGCCACCAAGTCAAAGACCAGACAGACTTCCAGAAAGCATCCCAGGAGAAGGAAGGCCTCCAAATGAAGTCTCATTCAAGGATGCAGCTGTCCCCAGAGAGCTCTGAGAAGGTGGGCTTGGAGAGCAAGGTGGAGCGCAGGGAAGAGGAACTcagctgggagaggcagaggcagcagtgGCTGGAGGAGCAGGAGATGTGGCTACAGCGGCAGAAGAAATGGGCCCTGCTGGAGCAGGAGCACCAGGAGAAGCTGCATCAGTGGGAGGTGGAAGAGGCACTGAGAGAGCAGCAGCAGAGGTTGGGCCAGCAGGAGAAAGAGCAAGGGGGCCCACGGAGAGAGACGGGGCAGCCAGGGGAGCACGTGGACAGGGTGCTCTTCATGACCACCAGGCACTGGAGGGACTTGGAGAAGGCATCCCTGGCGCCTCCCCCAAGCCGGGCCCAGTCTGCTCACCCAGGCGGGAGGCCACACTTgtcccccagggcccagcagccGGCCCCCAGAAACCAGAGGAACCTGAGTTCcgccaagtctgcccagaaaccACGGGCCTGCCAGGTTCCTACCAAACCCAAGAAATTAGCCTCCTTCCCTGTCTCAGGGACATCCATCCAAAAGGTGTCCCGGCCTCCTTTGCACGTATCCCCAGTAACTCTTAAGGGGAAAGTATACCGCATGGACGTGGAAGCCCAGAGGAAGAACCTGCAGCTCCTGAGTGAGGAGGCTGAGCTGGGGCTGCCCCACTACCTGCGCAGCAAGGCGCTGGagctcaccaccaccaccatggagCTGAGCATGCTCCGGCTGCAGTGCCTGTGCCATAGGTACATCCTCTACAGGCGCTTCCAGCACCTCCGGTAGGTACTCCTGGCATGTGCACCCACTGGTGCGGGCAGAGCCAAAACCCAAATGGAGGGGAGAAGTATAGGGCAAATGGGGATGGAGAAGATACCCGGATGAGGACAAGGTCTCCTGAGGGAAGGGACTGGCAAGGAGCGTCTGACCCTGGGGCCTTGGGCAACCCTGAAGGTGTGGGAGGTCGGGCGCTTACATACACACTCTGCTCTTCCCGCAGTGGCCTTTACCTCTGAGCCCCCTTCCTTACTTCTTCCTATCACCCCATCCATAAGGCACCTAATGCACTCCCCTGCTTGCCTTACCCTCTCTTCCTGTTTCCAGCCAGGCCCCAAGGCTCCTCATCAGCCACCACCTTGCACTTCTCTACCTCCTACTTTCCTCAGCTCTCACCaacctcagtttctctccttgcTATCGGGCATTACAAACATAGGGTCCTACCTGGCTAATGGATTTAGGGAGCAGGAGGCCCTTTCACCCATGAAATCACTTCCTTCATTTCCCAGACAGGAAGTGATCAACCACATACAAGTCATCCGAGAAACAGGGACTACCTACAAGGCCCAGAACCTCTATGTCTTCCTCGAAAACATCGACAATCTGCAGAACTTCTGGCTGCAGGCCTGGACAGACAAGCAGAAGGAAGTGGAGGAGAAGCACCGAGAGTGCCTGAGCAGCATGGTGACCATGTTCCCCAAGGTGGGCCTCTCCTGTCAGGGGTCAGTGTGACCAGCAGGGAGGGGGCCAGGAAGTGAGCCTGTTAGGCTGTGGGGTGTAAAGGGGGCAGCAGAAGGGAACCGAGAGGCCAGGTGAAAGCCTCTGAGCCAGGAGGAGGCAAGGCTGGAGGTGCCTGAGTGTGAGGAAGGGCAGCTTTCCAATTTCCATgtatggggagagagagagggagagagagaccctCAAAAAAAGCTGTACAAGAAAGACTCTTCTGGAGAGGGGAGGCAGCTGGACCCTGCAGTCCCAGCTTCATGCTCAAGATCTCCCTCCTGCATGGGTCCCTCTGTCCTGCCCCTGTGGGTTCTGGTTGCTTTCCCTGCTTGGTCACAGCTGTCCTTTTCACCCACACACTGGGTTCtcactttgcttctctctggGGGTGGCTCCCTTGCTTTCCAGATGCCAGGTCTCCTCCGGACACTTCTGGTCCCAGGTTCCTGACAGATAAAGTCACTGAGACCCAGgtggtctgaaaatgtctttacttCCTACCCTCACTCTGAACCAACAGTTTGCCCGGATACAGAAGTCTAGGTTAGAATTCATTTTCCATCTCAATTTTGACAGCTCTGCTCAATGCTTTCTAGGTTTTGGTGTTGCCATTGACAGTATAAAGTCACTCTGAGGCCTGATCCATGGGTTTGACCTGTTTTTATTCTCTGAGGGTCAGCTTCAGGTTCCCCTGCTAACAGGGGTCAGAGAAGCAGCAAATACCGACATGGTCCACAGAAGGGGGCTAGCTGGCAgttcggggggtgggggagggtggggattGGAAAATCACAGCATTGGCTAAGACTCCCCAGGGAATCCCCCTAGGATTGGGCCAGGAGGgcaacccaccccaccccaagtcTGGGGGAAGCTGTGCACTGAGGCACGCGGTGTAGGTGCTGACGTTGGGCAGTTGGAGGAGCCTTGGCCTTGAGGCCATCCCCCAAACTCCGTTTCCTATCACTTTCTCTTAGTTCTGGTCATCTCCCGTAGGTATCTTGACTTGCTAAGTTCGTTTTGAGATTGAGAGGGAAAGGGACTATATGAAGTTCTCTGGTAACTAGGAGGGTTCCCGCAGCCCCTTACACAGAGCCAGGGCAGCAGCTAGATAAAAAGATGCCCAGATCATTCTAGGCACAACCTGGCCTCATGTCATGAACGCTGAGTGCCCTCTCGAGTTCCAGCTGCTTtggcttccttttgttttttccttactGTTTTGCTCATTGTCCAGCTTCtctaaaacaaaggagaaaacaggaacTAATGTAGCAAGTAATAATTCAAGGAATTTTTAGGAAATTTGACTTGGGGACCCCAGGAGTCTCTGATGGGAGGGATTCCCTGGGGCTTACCTTCTCTTCTCAGCCCTGAGTCAGGACATGCTCTAGAGGGGGGATAAATTCCTGTCTCCCTGATGCCTCTCTGCTGGTTCCTCTAGCTCCAGCTGGAGTGGAATGTTCATCTGCACACTCCTGTGGTCACCAACCCAAAGTCAAGGAAAAGCAAACCACCCCCGTCCTATCTCCAGCACACGCACTCCTGTAATCCCTCCTGCAAGCAGTCCCCAGAGCACTTCCCATCCAAGCACTGGGAATATGTGCCCCTGCGCATGGCCCGGTAGGTGCAAGGAAGCTGGTGGGCGACCCACTGGATGGGTGGGAGAGACGGAACAGGCTGGGGTGTTCAGACTGGGGAGATTGGCAGCTTGGTGAAAGCACAGACAGGCAAAGCTCACCTCACGAGTTGCAAGAGGTCTGTCTTCTCAGCCGCCCTGCTCAGCTCTGGCCATTGGCCCAGAtgagggtgtgtgtatgtatgtgtgagatGACGTGGGCTTCAGAAGCCAGCCCAGCCAAGCAGGTGTCAAACTGCAACTGAAAGACTCTGAGGACCCACAGCTGAGAGCTTACAACCATTTCTGCCCTGCGCATTGTTGGTCTAGCACCTGTTATTGGTCTGCCCCTATAAACAAGCCTGATCCTTCCCACCATGTGACCTCCAGGCTCAGAAAGAGATACCATGAACCTCTGGGCGGTCAAGAAGACCCCCAACCTCACCAAGTATGGCCctgtgcagggcagcccaggagcATGTGCCTAGAAGAAGAGAGGCTATCCCAACACCCTTCCAGCAGCTCCTCAGCCAGAGGAGCTCCAGGGCGGTGAGGCTTAGAGATAAGAGGAAGATAGATGACAGGATGGTGGTGACAACTCttcaagagggaaagaaaaaaagatctgaggTCTTGGGCCTTATGGCCTTGGAGAGCTGGTTACTTCtcagtctccctccctctgtgtacCTAACGCTTTGTCTCTTTCTACACTTTCAATCTCCATGCCCCAGCCATCAGGAGAACCAGATGGAGGCCGTCTGGAAGACTGATGTGGCCTCCTCCAGTCACCCGATAGAAAAGAAGACTCCCCCCAGCCTGCTCTGGGACCAGCTAGGAGGGTACCCAGATATTCCCCGGCTGTTGGCCTTGGATGTGCATTCATCCTTCCAAAAAAGCTTAAGGTCCCTCAAGGGGTAAGGAGCAAGCCTGGATGGTTAATCTGGATTCGGGGAGACCTTCCCACTGAGGGCAGAGGCCAGTATACATACTATCACTGTCCAGCTGCCCAAGAGATCTCTTTTCAAACATTCATAACAACCTCACTTATTGTAGCACCTCAGCCAGGGAGATGCTGACCTGCATCAGCCACCCGCTTGGGTCCCCATGCCACCATTCCAGTCCTCTCAGAGGACTTTGCGTAGTGTGTCAGAAGATTGCTGTGCAGGTGTTCACTTCCCACTGTTGCCTGAGCTGCACATGAGTTGGCTCAGGAGGTAAATTCTGCCCAAGGCCTGGGGGTTGTTCTCATGGAGAGCCAGGTGCGGGAATGGAATGATGAAGGAAGCCAAGAATCTCATGATGAGCTTGAGACTCGGGCCTGGCCCTGGCTTTGgcattctcatttccttcctgccttcgAGAATTGTTCCCGGGAAGAGCAGCTAAGGGGAAGAGGCAGGACTCAGTGGGCCAACAAGAGGCTTTTCTAATTAGGAAGGTTCAATTCTCCTTTGCCCCTCCGGACTTGGAGACGTCACCGTTGAAGACTCAAGTGTCTTTGAAGGAGCCTTTTGAGATTTTTAGAATCAATCCCAGCTATCTCTGCAGCGCAGGCTCTGCCCCAATTACAGATCTTTGACAGATAGAGGGCACTAATGCCTGCCAGTCTAGATCTAACCAGAAGCAAGGCTGtaagatgctgctgctgctctgtccTCCAGACAGGGATTTAGGGAAGACAGGGTGACAAGGTAATGTCCTTGGCTCTGCTTCTGCTCTGAAGTGGGCCTGAGGGTCCCAGCTAGTACATAGATACCTGGTTTCCAGTTCCTGGAGAATTGCTGAGAGgtaggtgtgtgtctgtgtacctGCATATGTGTATGTTGTTAGTTGAGTTGGATAAAGCAACTAATTGAGAGTCACCAAAACAATACTATGGCAGAACTCGGGAACCCAGGGGTCAACGGGGCCCTGCCCCGCTAAGATTTGGCTAAACTTGCCCgagccccacccccccaacaGTCTCTTCTCCTCaagctcctcctctgcctccctgccaggGCCTGGGCTTTGCCTGGCACCTGCTTTAATCTGAGGCCCCAACCCCTATGTTCTCCCACATGCATAAATACGTATACATAAATATCAAGAATACGTACTCCACTTAGGCCCTGAGCATTTCTTGATGGTAACTTTTTGAAGATTTAGTGGGGGCTGTTGGGGAAAGGGAATCACAGTGAACAGCACCAAACagcctcctttcttcccctctctctggcATAACATGCAAAACTCAAAGACTCCTTCCTATCTCATGCAGAGCTGTTCCACCCACACGCAGGCCTCCACTGGGATCTCAGCTTCAGGCTTAAGCACTTATCAAAATATTGTTCCCAGCAAAGACAGCTTCTCCTTTCCAGGGGAATTTAAGTGAATAcaattttcttcccccttttaaaACTCCATGCAAGTTTATTCAATGTATCCTACTATCAGGTATAGAGGCAAGGCcctgcttcttctttcttcttgatcTGCATCCCAGGTTGGCACCACCTACCTGCATGTCAGTCTGgtcctggatggttcagtgagGGGGCTCCTGGTGTTGTCTTGGGACCTCGTTAATTGTGGTATGGGATCTGCTACTCTAATGAAAGTTCTCTGCTGCTCAAGCTACTGCTgcctgaggtgggggtggggtaggcaTGCTACTTTCTTTGTGAGGGCTCCTTGCATAGACACATTCTGCTTCCACTCCTAGAGTgtgcttttttctctttggttgcCTGTCCCTGGCTCACCAAGAATACTCACATCCAGTAGCTGTGTGGTCTCAGGTCACTCACTTCTTTGCAATTCTATCAGCTCCCCTGACCCAGGTCACAGCACCATCTAGTTTCATAACTAGGACCAATTGCACACCACCTGCCCCATGCTCCTGCCTGAAATGGACAGCTTGGCTTTATCTACAGCCCCTGGGATGTCCTCTCAGAATGTGAGGAAAGGCTATTCATCTTCCCTCTATGGTTTGGGAACTAGAAAGGTCGTGTCCCTCAAAAATCAGCAGACCCCCTTCTCCAAGAGCTTTCTCTGTTTTGTCTTATAAACATCTCCCCTGGGCTCTCCGTCTGACAGGTAAGATAGCTGTGTGCCTGCACATACCAAATACAGCCTGCAGTTGGAGAAGAATCTTAACCCTGACTACGCACCCTGCCCTCCATTGCTCAGGGCCTATTCCTGCACAGCTAAAGTACACAGTGTTTCACATGTGTGGTCGAGATGCAGCGAGCACAGACCTCCAACCTGCTGCAGACAGAGGAGAGGGCTTATAACTTGGTTTCTGGGAAGGAGAGTAGATGGGAGTGGAGAGGAAGGAACACggatggagaggaaggagcagggaagAGTGAGGGGCGGGAAGAGGAAGTATTCTGTGATGTGAGACAAAAGGCAGATcacaagaagagaagcagagcccGTGGGATGGGGCAGAAATGTTATGTTAAGCGGTTCCGTGTCCGGATCAAGTCTGGGCACAGCTCTGGACTGCCTCCCAGAGGTGACTAGGGAAGCTCTTGGGTGGGCTGGGTGGGCATTGTCTCAGCTGCTCTCCAATCCATGATTGACTTAACTCTTTCAGTGTCTTGACAGCTAAAGGAAAGGAACACCAGGAAGCCCCAGATGAGTCAGCCAAGCTTGTCTGTAAAAAGTCAAATGAGTCCTTTCCTGGAGCCCTAAAAAGCCAGAAGGATCAAGACAATCTCAGTCCCCACTCCCTCCCTtagtcagtgattctcaaacttcaggGTGACTAAAAATCACATGGGAACTTGTTTCAAATGCAGGTTTCCAGCTGGTGTTTTTAAACAAACATCCTGGGTATTGCTAAGTAGCCCTAGAACTTTGAGAAACGCTCCTTTCCCCCTTAAGTCTCCAAAATGTacgtttttaataaaatagagatgtgttatttttaaagatctctgtGTTGTTTCTGAAACCCACATCTCCCGAACTCATTTTTGGAACCAGGTCCATGACCACCTGGCCCCAGAGCTGGATGCCAATCAGGAGGGATTCCCCCAGTGGGGTCTCTACCCTTTGGAAGCCAATAAGCTGAGATGGCCACaattagtgcctggcacacagtaggcaccaGTCACTTTTAATCAGAGACATGGACAGCTAAGTAACTGGTGTGCTGAAGATTAGCCTTAAAGCTCAGAAGGTAAGAACAAAAGGAGATACCAAGTACCAGTCAAGGCCAAGTGTCactgggtgggaggcagaggcgTGTATGTCTCAGGAGTGAGGACACAGGTGGAagaaatggagacacagaggTTCCAAATCTAGATGGTGTGGGCTAAGGAGGCCATCTCTGGCAATTGTCTTCAATCCAGTCACAACACAACTTTCGAGAGTTTATTCAGCTT
Protein-coding regions in this window:
- the FAM186B gene encoding protein FAM186B isoform X5, with the protein product MEKDRPPQLMTPASVKAIISRIEAAQLTRAQEDISSQLSDILDNVNCVINRFQEELGYDLREKAKSDQIEQKGKNRFILLEKIASFSKDAKTKEKHLYEILRWLGDWGDSLTYELRNRKGKEEEEALDEWINVMEKVLPLSLIATKGGIESLISLCSTLIEGQKKRTQISKHTFWQNWWEQSPPKSTSYPQPLSPEQMLQDKHTTCMKVSEVKSMLQELLDSTMFNQGEVRAIRYMSAVVENLNKALTLQHKEHSNLETKYRNLKIEMTQELSSQRLYFQNSLQVLQTKRDALLKQVEILGGKYHDLLLIKHSLEFQLKKAQSARNQAEEVAAILVDSRGPPEKETLPKKESITEETQQESKKEELFLSLPPGSMATAWDSDPRPSASQLLSIMTMQSRIADVYSSKDTEHLQSMLPSSVDHRFPKKWERPVAESPGHQVKDQTDFQKASQEKEGLQMKSHSRMQLSPESSEKVGLESKVERREEELSWERQRQQWLEEQEMWLQRQKKWALLEQEHQEKLHQWEVEEALREQQQRLGQQEKEQGGPRRETGQPGEHVDRVLFMTTRHWRDLEKASLAPPPSRAQSAHPGGRPHLSPRAQQPAPRNQRNLSSAKSAQKPRACQVPTKPKKLASFPVSGTSIQKVSRPPLHVSPVTLKGKVYRMDVEAQRKNLQLLSEEAELGLPHYLRSKALELTTTTMELSMLRLQCLCHRYILYRRFQHLRQEVINHIQVIRETGTTYKAQNLYVFLENIDNLQNFWLQAWTDKQKEVEEKHRECLSSMVTMFPKMPGLLRTLLVPGS
- the FAM186B gene encoding protein FAM186B isoform X6, with product MEKDRPPQLMTPASVKAIISRIEAAQLTRAQEDISSQLSDILDNVNCVINRFQEELGYDLREKAKSDQIEQKGKNRFILLEKIASFSKDAKTKEKHLYEILRWLGDWGDSLTYELRNRKGKEEEEALDEWINVMEKVLPLSLIATKGGIESLISLCSTLIEGQKKRTQISKHTFWQNWWEQSPPKSTSYPQPLSPEQMLQDKHTTCMKVSEVKSMLQELLDSTMFNQGEVRAIRYMSAVVENLNKALTLQHKEHSNLETKYRNLKIEMTQELSSQRLYFQNSLQVLQTKRDALLKQVEILGGKYHDLLLIKHSLEFQLKKAQSARNQAEEVAAILVDSRGPPEKETLPKKESITEETQQESKKEELFLSLPPGSMATAWDSDPRPSASQLLSIMTMQSRIADVYSSKDTEHLQSMLPSSVDHRFPKKWERPVAESPGHQVKDQTDFQKASQEKEGLQMKSHSRMQLSPESSEKVGLESKVERREEELSWERQRQQWLEEQEMWLQRQKKWALLEQEHQEKLHQWEVEEALREQQQRLGQQEKEQGGPRRETGQPGEHVDRVLFMTTRHWRDLEKASLAPPPSRAQSAHPGGRPHLSPRAQQPAPRNQRNLSSAKSAQKPRACQVPTKPKKLASFPVSGTSIQKVSRPPLHVSPVTLKGKVYRMDVEAQRKNLQLLSEEAELGLPHYLRSKALELTTTTMELSMLRLQCLCHRYILYRRFQHLRQEVINHIQVIRETGTTYKAQNLYVFLENIDNLQNFWLQAWTDKQKEVEEKHRECLSSMVTMFPKCLDS
- the FAM186B gene encoding protein FAM186B isoform X2, whose protein sequence is MEKDRPPQLMTPASVKAIISRIEAAQLTRAQEDISSQLSDILDNVNCVINRFQEELGYDLREKAKSDQIEQKGKNRFILLEKIASFSKDAKTKEKHLYEILRWLGDWGDSLTYELRNRKGKEEEEALDEWINVMEKVLPLSLIATKGGIESLISLCSTLIEGQKKRTQISKHTFWQNWWEQSPPKSTSYPQPLSPEQMLQDKHTTCMKVSEVKSMLQELLDSTMFNQGEVRAIRYMSAVVENLNKALTLQHKEHSNLETKYRNLKIEMTQELSSQRLYFQNSLQVLQTKRDALLKQVEILGGKYHDLLLIKHSLEFQLKKAQSARNQAEEVAAILVDSRGPPEKETLPKKESITEETQQESKKEELFLSLPPGSMATAWDSDPRPSASQLLSIMTMQSRIADVYSSKDTEHLQSMLPSSVDHRFPKKWERPVAESPGHQVKDQTDFQKASQEKEGLQMKSHSRMQLSPESSEKVGLESKVERREEELSWERQRQQWLEEQEMWLQRQKKWALLEQEHQEKLHQWEVEEALREQQQRLGQQEKEQGGPRRETGQPGEHVDRVLFMTTRHWRDLEKASLAPPPSRAQSAHPGGRPHLSPRAQQPAPRNQRNLSSAKSAQKPRACQVPTKPKKLASFPVSGTSIQKVSRPPLHVSPVTLKGKVYRMDVEAQRKNLQLLSEEAELGLPHYLRSKALELTTTTMELSMLRLQCLCHRYILYRRFQHLRQEVINHIQVIRETGTTYKAQNLYVFLENIDNLQNFWLQAWTDKQKEVEEKHRECLSSMVTMFPKLQLEWNVHLHTPVVTNPKSRKSKPPPSYLQHTHSCNPSCKQSPEHFPSKHWEYVPLRMARHQENQMEAVWKTDVASSSHPIEKKTPPSLLWDQLGGYPDIPRLLALDVHSSFQKSLRSLKGLAPPTCMSVWSWMVQ
- the FAM186B gene encoding protein FAM186B isoform X1 codes for the protein MEKDRPPQLMTPASVKAIISRIEAAQLTRAQEDISSQLSDILDNVNCVINRFQEELGYDLREKAKSDQIEQKGKNRFILLEKIASFSKDAKTKEKHLYEILRWLGDWGDSLTYELRNRKGKEEEEALDEWINVMEKVLPLSLIATKGGIESLISLCSTLIEGQKKRTQISKHTFWQNWWEQSPPKSTSYPQPLSPEQMLQDKHTTCMKVSEVKSMLQELLDSTMFNQGEVRAIRYMSAVVENLNKALTLQHKEHSNLETKYRNLKIEMTQELSSQRLYFQNSLQVLQTKRDALLKQVEILGGKYHDLLLIKHSLEFQLKKAQSARNQAEEVAAILVDSRGPPEKETLPKKESITEETQQESKKEELFLSLPPGSMATAWDSDPRPSASQLLSIMTMQSRIADVYSSKDTEHLQSMLPSSVDHRFPKKWERPVAESPGHQVKDQTDFQKASQEKEGLQMKSHSRMQLSPESSEKVGLESKVERREEELSWERQRQQWLEEQEMWLQRQKKWALLEQEHQEKLHQWEVEEALREQQQRLGQQEKEQGGPRRETGQPGEHVDRVLFMTTRHWRDLEKASLAPPPSRAQSAHPGGRPHLSPRAQQPAPRNQRNLSSAKSAQKPRACQVPTKPKKLASFPVSGTSIQKVSRPPLHVSPVTLKGKVYRMDVEAQRKNLQLLSEEAELGLPHYLRSKALELTTTTMELSMLRLQCLCHRYILYRRFQHLRQEVINHIQVIRETGTTYKAQNLYVFLENIDNLQNFWLQAWTDKQKEVEEKHRECLSSMVTMFPKLQLEWNVHLHTPVVTNPKSRKSKPPPSYLQHTHSCNPSCKQSPEHFPSKHWEYVPLRMARHQENQMEAVWKTDVASSSHPIEKKTPPSLLWDQLGGYPDIPRLLALDVHSSFQKSLRSLKGVLTAKGKEHQEAPDESAKLVCKKSNESFPGALKSQKDQDNLSPHSLP
- the FAM186B gene encoding protein FAM186B isoform X4, translating into MEKVLPLSLIATKGGIESLISLCSTLIEGQKKRTQISKHTFWQNWWEQSPPKSTSYPQPLSPEQMLQDKHTTCMKVSEVKSMLQELLDSTMFNQGEVRAIRYMSAVVENLNKALTLQHKEHSNLETKYRNLKIEMTQELSSQRLYFQNSLQVLQTKRDALLKQVEILGGKYHDLLLIKHSLEFQLKKAQSARNQAEEVAAILVDSRGPPEKETLPKKESITEETQQESKKEELFLSLPPGSMATAWDSDPRPSASQLLSIMTMQSRIADVYSSKDTEHLQSMLPSSVDHRFPKKWERPVAESPGHQVKDQTDFQKASQEKEGLQMKSHSRMQLSPESSEKVGLESKVERREEELSWERQRQQWLEEQEMWLQRQKKWALLEQEHQEKLHQWEVEEALREQQQRLGQQEKEQGGPRRETGQPGEHVDRVLFMTTRHWRDLEKASLAPPPSRAQSAHPGGRPHLSPRAQQPAPRNQRNLSSAKSAQKPRACQVPTKPKKLASFPVSGTSIQKVSRPPLHVSPVTLKGKVYRMDVEAQRKNLQLLSEEAELGLPHYLRSKALELTTTTMELSMLRLQCLCHRYILYRRFQHLRQEVINHIQVIRETGTTYKAQNLYVFLENIDNLQNFWLQAWTDKQKEVEEKHRECLSSMVTMFPKLQLEWNVHLHTPVVTNPKSRKSKPPPSYLQHTHSCNPSCKQSPEHFPSKHWEYVPLRMARHQENQMEAVWKTDVASSSHPIEKKTPPSLLWDQLGGYPDIPRLLALDVHSSFQKSLRSLKGVLTAKGKEHQEAPDESAKLVCKKSNESFPGALKSQKDQDNLSPHSLP